From the Oleiharenicola lentus genome, one window contains:
- the dusB gene encoding tRNA dihydrouridine synthase DusB: protein MRIGPYEFASNLFLSPLAGYTNLPFRLVVREIGGLDWTTTDLVNARSILEKNPRGLQLIKTCPAEKILSVQLFGSVPEEMRDAALLVESLGIAAVDINMGCPVKKVVSVGGGSAMMTELDKTAALVRGMVEAVKIPVTAKMRLGWDENNLTAPDLARVLEDVGVAAIFVHGRTRAQGFGGTVNLAGIRQVVEAVKSIPVIGNGDVTTAEAAKKMFDETGCAGVSIGRGAFYNPWIFRDTRHYLATGELRPEAGYPERAQVMRRHLELMIEVFGEDHGCRLFRKPASWYAKRFGPAREFKKGVTQFSSRAEFEALLAHYEQWRSQFLDERGELKPQYRPDPMVASFMRDDDDPAVMRRDAIPVPKGPVDTW, encoded by the coding sequence ATGCGCATCGGCCCATACGAGTTCGCCTCCAACCTGTTCCTCTCGCCGCTGGCGGGTTACACCAACCTGCCCTTCCGGCTCGTGGTGCGCGAAATCGGCGGCCTGGACTGGACGACCACCGATCTCGTCAACGCGCGCTCGATCCTCGAAAAGAATCCGCGCGGTCTCCAGCTGATCAAAACCTGTCCGGCGGAGAAAATCCTCTCCGTCCAGCTCTTCGGCTCCGTGCCCGAGGAGATGCGCGACGCCGCGCTGCTGGTCGAGTCACTTGGCATCGCCGCCGTGGACATCAACATGGGCTGCCCCGTGAAGAAGGTCGTCAGCGTCGGCGGCGGCTCGGCCATGATGACCGAACTCGACAAGACCGCCGCGCTGGTCCGCGGCATGGTCGAGGCGGTGAAAATTCCCGTCACCGCCAAGATGCGGCTCGGCTGGGATGAGAACAACCTGACCGCCCCCGACCTCGCGCGCGTGCTCGAGGATGTCGGCGTGGCCGCGATCTTCGTGCACGGCCGCACGCGCGCCCAAGGCTTCGGCGGAACCGTCAATCTCGCCGGCATCCGCCAGGTCGTCGAAGCCGTGAAGTCCATCCCCGTCATCGGCAACGGCGACGTCACCACGGCCGAGGCCGCGAAGAAGATGTTCGACGAGACCGGCTGCGCCGGCGTGAGCATCGGCCGCGGCGCGTTCTACAATCCGTGGATTTTCCGCGACACCCGCCACTATCTCGCGACTGGCGAACTGCGCCCGGAGGCCGGTTATCCCGAGCGGGCCCAGGTGATGCGCCGCCATCTCGAGCTGATGATCGAGGTCTTCGGCGAGGACCACGGCTGCCGGCTCTTCCGCAAGCCTGCGTCGTGGTATGCGAAACGCTTCGGTCCCGCGCGCGAGTTCAAGAAGGGCGTCACGCAGTTCAGCTCCCGCGCCGAGTTCGAGGCCCTGCTCGCGCACTATGAGCAGTGGCGCAGCCAGTTCCTCGACGAGCGCGGCGAACTGAAGCCGCAATACCGGCCCGACCCGATGGTCGCCTCGTTCATGCGCGATGACGACGACCCGGCCGTGATGCGCCGCGACGCCATCCCCGTGCCCAAGGGCCCGGTGGACACATGGTAG
- a CDS encoding SRPBCC family protein has translation MKRAADQYGGISSVAVKKATGRTWAEWFAVLDKAGAAKLPHKEIALRLQRTHRLADWWGQMVTVGYEQARGLRLKHQKTDGFEISVARTIAAPVDRAFAAWREAAQREQWLPRTPLTVRKATPHKSIRILWADETLLSVNFWPKGPLKCQVVPQHGKLPSPEVAEKMKAYWAEKLDALGAYLEK, from the coding sequence ATGAAACGCGCGGCGGACCAATACGGCGGCATCAGTTCCGTCGCCGTCAAGAAGGCCACCGGGCGGACCTGGGCGGAATGGTTTGCCGTCCTCGACAAGGCCGGCGCCGCCAAGCTGCCCCACAAGGAAATCGCGCTCAGATTGCAGCGCACACACCGGCTGGCCGACTGGTGGGGCCAGATGGTGACTGTCGGTTACGAGCAGGCGCGCGGCTTGAGACTCAAGCACCAGAAGACCGACGGCTTCGAAATCAGTGTGGCCCGCACCATCGCCGCCCCCGTGGACCGCGCCTTCGCCGCCTGGCGCGAGGCCGCCCAACGCGAGCAATGGCTGCCGCGCACCCCGCTCACCGTGCGCAAGGCCACGCCGCACAAATCCATCCGCATCCTCTGGGCCGACGAGACGCTGCTCAGCGTGAATTTCTGGCCGAAGGGCCCGTTGAAGTGCCAGGTGGTCCCGCAGCACGGCAAGCTGCCCTCGCCCGAGGTGGCCGAAAAGATGAAGGCCTACTGGGCGGAGAAACTCGACGCCCTCGGCGCCTACCTCGAGAAGTGA
- a CDS encoding mechanosensitive ion channel family protein, whose product MKVLRLLLLFVALLAAGFAQESAADKPAAGPEVTTQAAAAVAVGQAEPHVPDFLEHLVDEILGIFDIRSSGNTWTHYAIALLITLIAYVLRKVVTTFIFGFFRKLAARTETTLDDKLFPALEGPVKAAIVVVGTVASIKVLKFSATADQTLGYAYTAAFSLVIFWGVLRAFNTVLDHLAEIAAHKHLGVAPFMPWIKKTLFAIVFVFGVLLIAQSLGADVKAALGALGIGGLAFALAAQDTIANIFGSVVVAIDQPFKIGETIRVAGNVGLVEDIGLRSTKLRLVDKSLMVIPNKTVAAEAITNLSRFTSRRVEQVFGLTYNSKPDQLEAVVQEIRALIESQPEVNVPDTHVYFRDFNASSLDLWVVYVVKDPDFAKHMALRQRLNLAIMRAIEARGLAFAFPTQTLHVASAPEKK is encoded by the coding sequence ATGAAAGTCCTCCGTCTTCTCCTGCTCTTCGTTGCCCTGCTGGCCGCCGGGTTCGCGCAAGAATCCGCCGCCGACAAGCCGGCCGCCGGCCCGGAAGTCACCACCCAGGCCGCCGCTGCGGTTGCCGTTGGCCAGGCCGAGCCGCATGTGCCGGATTTTCTCGAGCATCTCGTGGATGAGATCCTCGGCATTTTTGACATCCGCAGCAGCGGCAACACCTGGACGCACTACGCCATCGCGCTGCTGATCACGCTGATTGCCTATGTGCTGCGCAAGGTCGTCACGACCTTCATCTTCGGTTTCTTCCGGAAGCTCGCCGCCCGCACCGAGACGACGCTTGACGACAAGCTCTTCCCGGCGCTCGAAGGGCCGGTGAAGGCCGCCATCGTCGTGGTGGGCACGGTGGCTTCGATCAAGGTGCTCAAGTTTTCCGCCACGGCCGACCAAACGCTCGGCTACGCCTACACCGCCGCCTTTTCGCTGGTGATTTTCTGGGGGGTCCTGCGCGCCTTCAACACGGTGCTCGACCACCTGGCCGAGATCGCGGCCCACAAGCACCTGGGGGTCGCGCCGTTCATGCCTTGGATCAAGAAGACGCTCTTCGCCATTGTCTTCGTGTTCGGCGTGCTGCTGATCGCGCAGAGCCTGGGGGCCGACGTGAAGGCCGCCCTCGGCGCCCTCGGCATCGGCGGCCTGGCCTTCGCCCTCGCGGCGCAGGACACCATCGCCAACATCTTTGGGTCGGTGGTCGTCGCCATCGACCAGCCTTTCAAGATCGGCGAAACCATCCGCGTGGCCGGCAATGTGGGCCTGGTGGAGGACATCGGCCTGCGTTCGACCAAGCTCCGGCTGGTGGACAAGTCGCTGATGGTGATTCCCAACAAGACGGTCGCCGCCGAGGCCATCACCAACCTGTCGCGCTTCACCTCGCGCCGCGTCGAGCAGGTCTTCGGGCTGACCTACAATTCAAAGCCCGACCAGCTCGAGGCGGTCGTGCAGGAGATCCGCGCCCTCATCGAGTCGCAGCCCGAGGTCAACGTGCCGGATACACATGTTTACTTCCGCGACTTCAACGCCTCGTCGCTGGATCTCTGGGTGGTCTATGTCGTGAAGGATCCGGACTTCGCCAAACACATGGCGCTGCGGCAGCGGCTCAATCTCGCCATCATGCGCGCGATCGAGGCCCGCGGGCTGGCGTTCGCCTTCCCCACGCAGACGCTGCATGTGGCGTCTGCGCCGGAGAAGAAGTAA
- a CDS encoding Hsp20/alpha crystallin family protein translates to MNRIIRYTYPRTASLIPALANRSPWAALESEMDRLFESTLGDFAAPALAPRFPVDLYEDKDNTYVRAELPGVNRDDINVEMVDGFLTINATRKHKDETFTLNRSVSIPEAVQADKVGASYENGVLTVTLPKQEQAKPRKINISVN, encoded by the coding sequence ATGAACCGCATCATCCGTTACACCTATCCCCGCACGGCCAGCCTGATTCCCGCGCTGGCCAACCGCAGCCCTTGGGCCGCCCTGGAGTCCGAGATGGACCGCCTGTTTGAGTCCACCTTGGGCGACTTCGCCGCGCCGGCGCTCGCGCCCCGCTTCCCCGTGGATCTCTACGAGGACAAGGACAACACCTACGTCCGCGCCGAACTCCCGGGTGTAAACCGGGACGACATTAACGTCGAAATGGTTGACGGTTTCCTGACCATCAACGCCACCCGCAAGCACAAGGATGAGACCTTCACGCTGAATCGCTCTGTCTCGATCCCCGAGGCCGTGCAGGCCGACAAAGTCGGCGCGAGCTACGAAAATGGGGTGCTGACCGTCACCCTGCCCAAGCAGGAGCAGGCCAAGCCGCGCAAAATCAACATCTCGGTCAACTGA
- a CDS encoding TerC family protein → MSLPLAAMFSAMPWWAWAGFLVFITAMLALDLGVFNRKAHEVSLKEALTWCGVWFALAMAFNLLVALKMPATEASKPALEFFTGYLIELCLSVDNVFVFIVIFQYFRVEPRYQHRVLFWGIIGAVVMRAIFIFAGVSLINKFHWIIYVFGAFLIYTGIKLAQPKKEDGFDPEKNPAVKLARKVMPVTNQFDGGNFFTRVGGKLHATPMFLVLLIVETTDVMFALDSIPAVIAITRNEFIIFTSNIFAILGLRSLYFAVSGVMKLFRFINIGLSVILVFVGCKMLATYFSFHVPIGWSLSFIATVLAASILASVLIPVKVPKSP, encoded by the coding sequence ATGTCCCTTCCGCTTGCCGCCATGTTCAGTGCCATGCCCTGGTGGGCCTGGGCCGGGTTCCTCGTTTTCATCACCGCCATGCTCGCGCTCGACCTGGGCGTGTTCAACCGCAAGGCCCATGAGGTCTCGCTGAAGGAGGCCCTCACGTGGTGCGGCGTGTGGTTCGCCCTCGCCATGGCGTTCAATCTTCTCGTCGCGCTCAAGATGCCGGCCACGGAGGCCAGCAAACCCGCGCTGGAGTTTTTCACCGGCTACCTGATCGAGCTCTGCCTGAGCGTGGACAACGTCTTCGTTTTCATCGTCATCTTCCAGTATTTCCGGGTGGAGCCTCGCTACCAGCATCGCGTGCTGTTCTGGGGCATCATCGGCGCGGTGGTCATGCGCGCGATCTTCATCTTCGCGGGCGTGTCGCTGATCAACAAGTTCCACTGGATCATCTACGTCTTCGGCGCGTTCCTCATCTACACCGGCATCAAGCTGGCCCAGCCGAAGAAGGAGGATGGCTTCGACCCCGAGAAAAACCCGGCCGTGAAGCTCGCGCGCAAGGTCATGCCGGTCACCAACCAGTTCGATGGCGGCAACTTCTTCACCCGCGTCGGCGGCAAGCTCCACGCGACCCCCATGTTTCTCGTGCTCCTGATCGTGGAGACGACCGACGTGATGTTCGCCCTCGACTCAATCCCGGCCGTGATCGCGATCACCCGCAACGAATTCATCATTTTCACCTCGAACATCTTTGCGATCCTCGGCTTGCGCTCGCTCTACTTCGCGGTGTCGGGCGTGATGAAGCTCTTCCGGTTCATCAATATTGGCCTCTCGGTCATCCTGGTCTTTGTGGGCTGCAAGATGCTCGCCACCTACTTCAGCTTCCACGTGCCCATCGGCTGGTCGCTGTCCTTCATCGCGACGGTGCTCGCCGCCTCGATCCTCGCCTCGGTGCTGATCCCGGTAAAGGTCCCGAAGTCCCCGTAG
- a CDS encoding MalY/PatB family protein: MHFDFDQEIDRAQSDSRKWRKYAGRDIIPLWIADTDFAAPPAVVAALHRRADHGVFGYAGPLPSLVEATVEYLARQYGWKIEPNWIVWLPGLVTGLNLAARAVGEPGDAILTATPIYPPFISAPTNQARQTIGVPLVPGADGRYVFDWAAMERAVTPRTKILFLCSPHNPVSRVFTRAELEQVAAFCTRHNLVLVSDEIHCDLILDHLPHIPTASLSTELAARSITLMAPSKTYNIAGLGCSFAVIPDAKLRTQFVRAGAGIVPEMNPLSYAACEAAFREGEPWRQALLAYLRGNRDLISSFLREHLPMITMTPCEATYLAWLDVSALGLKDAGYFFEQHGLGFADGAQYGAPAGKFVRLNFGCTRATLTEALHRLQRAVAAR, translated from the coding sequence ATGCATTTCGACTTCGACCAGGAAATTGACCGCGCCCAGAGCGACAGCCGCAAGTGGCGCAAATACGCCGGCCGCGACATCATTCCGTTGTGGATCGCCGACACCGACTTCGCGGCCCCGCCGGCCGTGGTCGCCGCCCTCCACCGCCGCGCGGATCACGGCGTGTTCGGCTACGCCGGCCCCCTGCCCTCGCTGGTCGAGGCCACGGTGGAATACCTTGCCCGGCAATACGGCTGGAAGATCGAACCCAACTGGATCGTGTGGCTCCCCGGCCTGGTCACCGGCCTCAACCTCGCCGCCCGCGCCGTGGGCGAACCCGGCGACGCCATCCTCACCGCCACCCCGATTTATCCGCCCTTCATCAGCGCGCCGACCAATCAGGCCCGCCAAACCATCGGCGTGCCCCTGGTCCCGGGCGCCGACGGTCGGTATGTGTTCGACTGGGCGGCCATGGAACGCGCCGTCACGCCCCGCACGAAAATCCTCTTCCTCTGCAGCCCGCACAATCCCGTGAGCCGCGTCTTCACCCGCGCGGAACTGGAACAGGTCGCGGCCTTCTGCACCCGGCACAACCTCGTGCTCGTGTCCGACGAGATCCACTGCGACCTCATCCTCGACCATCTGCCGCATATCCCGACGGCCTCGCTCTCCACGGAACTCGCCGCGCGCTCCATCACCCTGATGGCCCCGAGCAAGACCTATAACATCGCCGGCCTCGGCTGCTCGTTCGCCGTCATCCCCGACGCGAAGCTCCGCACGCAATTCGTCCGCGCCGGCGCCGGCATCGTGCCGGAGATGAACCCGCTCTCCTACGCCGCCTGCGAAGCCGCCTTCCGCGAGGGCGAGCCGTGGCGCCAGGCCCTGCTCGCCTACCTGCGCGGCAATCGCGACCTCATCTCCTCGTTCCTCCGCGAACACCTGCCGATGATCACCATGACGCCCTGCGAGGCCACCTACCTCGCCTGGCTCGACGTGTCCGCGCTCGGCCTGAAGGACGCGGGCTATTTTTTCGAGCAACATGGCCTCGGCTTCGCCGACGGCGCCCAATACGGGGCGCCCGCCGGCAAATTCGTGCGCCTCAACTTCGGCTGCACCCGCGCCACCCTCACCGAGGCGCTCCATCGCCTCCAGCGCGCCGTCGCTGCGCGCTGA
- a CDS encoding DUF4114 domain-containing protein: MKTTLSQLIKASIASAVLALAIPSAHAVPILGGSVVVENDGEVVAKFLGHTAGYTNLLFLSSPGNILGTIFNNQVTPVGSTMSLGNFTAGTELIFGIYVQNTGYTYYSGPANRNPDGLVHAVVDDAYSPTETYVGFEDLFGGGDMDYDDLNFSFTNVKGTTQPPGVPDSGATALLSAMGLVALFAIRKSVRR; encoded by the coding sequence ATGAAAACCACCCTTAGTCAGTTGATTAAAGCATCCATCGCCTCGGCCGTATTGGCTCTGGCCATTCCGTCGGCTCACGCTGTTCCGATCCTCGGCGGCAGCGTGGTCGTCGAAAACGACGGTGAAGTCGTTGCCAAGTTTTTGGGCCATACCGCTGGCTACACCAACTTGCTCTTCCTCAGCTCTCCCGGCAATATTCTGGGCACCATTTTCAACAACCAAGTGACGCCGGTCGGTTCGACGATGAGCCTGGGCAACTTCACAGCCGGCACTGAATTGATTTTCGGTATCTATGTGCAGAACACTGGTTACACCTACTACAGCGGACCGGCAAACCGCAACCCCGATGGGCTCGTGCATGCCGTGGTAGATGATGCTTACTCCCCCACTGAAACCTATGTCGGATTTGAGGATCTTTTCGGGGGTGGCGACATGGATTACGACGATCTCAATTTCTCGTTCACCAATGTGAAGGGAACCACCCAGCCCCCGGGCGTTCCGGATTCCGGCGCCACGGCTCTCCTGAGCGCCATGGGTTTGGTCGCGCTCTTTGCGATTCGTAAGTCCGTGCGGCGCTGA
- a CDS encoding ABC transporter ATP-binding protein, with product MPSSSSFAIDVTGVTKRFGAKTVVNGIDLQVKRGEIYGFLGPNGSGKTTFIRMLCGLLTPDAGTGTCLGFDVRTQQADIKRHVGYMTQRFSYYEDLSIRENLDFIARLYDVPDRRSAVQQSLERLGLANRSHQLAGELSGGWKQRLALAASLIHTPQLLLLDEPTAGVDPKARRDFWDEIHRLAAEGLTVLITTHYMDEAERCHRLAYLAYGNLLTRGSLADVLAAARLTTWSVAGPNLARIAAALRGRPGVEQVVAFGNTLHVSGHEAARLAAAISAVSTPAHECREISSSLEDVFISLMDRAEDNFK from the coding sequence ATGCCTTCCTCCTCCTCCTTCGCCATCGACGTCACCGGCGTGACCAAACGCTTCGGGGCGAAGACCGTCGTCAACGGCATCGACCTGCAGGTGAAGCGCGGGGAAATCTACGGTTTCCTCGGCCCCAACGGCAGCGGCAAGACCACGTTCATCCGCATGCTCTGCGGGCTGCTCACACCCGATGCCGGCACCGGCACCTGCCTCGGCTTCGACGTGCGCACGCAACAGGCTGACATCAAGCGCCACGTCGGCTACATGACCCAGCGGTTCAGCTACTACGAAGACCTCAGCATCCGGGAGAACCTGGATTTCATCGCCCGCCTCTACGACGTGCCCGACCGGCGCTCCGCCGTGCAGCAGAGCCTGGAGCGCCTCGGTCTGGCCAATCGCAGCCACCAGCTGGCGGGCGAACTTTCCGGCGGCTGGAAGCAGCGTCTGGCCCTCGCCGCCTCGCTCATCCACACGCCGCAGCTGCTCCTGCTGGACGAACCGACTGCCGGCGTGGACCCGAAGGCCCGGCGCGATTTTTGGGACGAGATCCACCGCCTCGCCGCCGAAGGCCTCACCGTGCTTATCACCACGCACTACATGGACGAGGCCGAGCGCTGCCACCGGCTCGCCTACCTCGCCTATGGCAACCTGCTCACGCGCGGCTCGCTGGCCGACGTGCTCGCGGCGGCCCGGCTCACCACCTGGAGCGTCGCCGGCCCGAATCTCGCCCGCATCGCCGCTGCGCTGCGCGGACGCCCCGGAGTCGAGCAGGTTGTCGCCTTCGGCAACACGCTCCACGTGAGCGGGCACGAGGCCGCCCGGCTCGCGGCGGCCATCAGCGCCGTGAGCACTCCGGCCCACGAGTGCCGGGAGATCTCCTCGAGCTTGGAGGACGTGTTCATCTCCCTGATGGATCGCGCGGAGGATAATTTCAAATGA
- a CDS encoding ABC transporter permease has protein sequence MRRFAFHRFWAVVLKEFIQMKRDRVTFGMMVGIPLLQLTLFGFAINTDPKHLPAALRAADQGPYARALVSALKTSGYFSLVREAATEEEAHRLLQLGEVQFVINIPEDFTRKLLRGERPALLVEADATDPAAVGPAVAAVRTLAASALDRDLTGPLARLRGTAGPVDLQVHAHYNPENITQYNVVPGLMGVVLTMTMVVITGLAITRERERGTMENLLATPVRPGEVMTGKIVPYIVVGYVQVTLILLAAKYLFQVPMVGSLPLLYVVAFFFIAANLAMGITFSTLAKNQLQAVQMAFFFFLPSILLSGFMFPFRGMPDWAQWLGSCLPLTHFLRIVRGILLKGNGVAEILPHLWPLLLFLVAAMTVGVKRYRQTLD, from the coding sequence ATGAGGCGCTTCGCTTTCCATCGCTTCTGGGCCGTCGTGCTCAAGGAGTTCATCCAGATGAAGCGTGACCGCGTGACCTTCGGCATGATGGTCGGCATCCCGCTGCTGCAGCTCACGCTCTTCGGATTCGCGATCAACACCGACCCGAAGCACCTGCCCGCCGCCCTCCGTGCCGCCGACCAGGGCCCGTATGCGCGCGCCCTCGTGTCCGCGCTGAAGACCAGCGGTTACTTCTCCCTGGTGCGCGAGGCCGCCACCGAGGAGGAAGCCCACCGCCTGCTCCAGCTGGGCGAGGTGCAGTTTGTGATCAACATCCCCGAGGACTTCACCCGCAAGCTCCTGCGCGGTGAACGGCCCGCGCTGCTGGTCGAGGCCGACGCCACCGACCCGGCGGCGGTTGGTCCGGCGGTGGCGGCGGTGCGCACCCTCGCGGCCAGCGCCCTGGACCGTGACCTCACCGGACCGCTGGCCCGGTTGCGCGGCACGGCCGGCCCGGTGGACCTGCAGGTTCACGCGCACTACAACCCCGAGAACATCACCCAATACAACGTCGTGCCCGGCCTCATGGGCGTGGTGCTCACGATGACGATGGTCGTGATCACCGGCCTGGCGATCACCCGCGAACGCGAACGCGGCACGATGGAAAACCTCCTCGCCACACCCGTCCGGCCCGGCGAGGTCATGACCGGAAAGATCGTGCCCTACATCGTCGTCGGCTACGTGCAGGTGACGCTCATCCTCCTCGCCGCGAAGTATCTTTTTCAGGTGCCGATGGTGGGCAGTCTGCCGCTGCTCTACGTCGTCGCCTTCTTCTTCATCGCCGCCAACCTGGCCATGGGCATCACGTTCTCGACCCTGGCCAAGAACCAGCTGCAGGCCGTGCAGATGGCGTTCTTCTTCTTCCTGCCCTCGATCCTGCTTTCCGGTTTCATGTTCCCTTTCCGGGGCATGCCGGACTGGGCGCAGTGGCTGGGCTCCTGCCTACCGCTCACGCACTTCCTGCGCATCGTGCGCGGAATCCTGCTGAAGGGCAACGGGGTGGCCGAGATCCTGCCTCACCTGTGGCCGCTGCTGCTGTTCCTCGTCGCGGCGATGACCGTCGGTGTGAAGCGCTACCGGCAGACGCTGGACTGA
- a CDS encoding Hsp20/alpha crystallin family protein encodes MSILNQIVPRLSRSLTRRENGEAQSANAEPEFTLKPAYEVTESKEAWGLTAHLPGVNKEGLELTAEEGRVIVRGRRAWQKPEGWTAVYRESVDAPYELVLEHDNTVDADKIHAELKDGVLRVSLPKAEALKPRKIAVN; translated from the coding sequence ATGAGCATTCTCAATCAGATCGTTCCGCGCCTCAGCCGTTCGCTGACCCGTCGTGAAAACGGCGAGGCCCAGTCCGCCAACGCCGAACCGGAGTTCACCCTCAAGCCCGCCTACGAAGTCACTGAGAGCAAGGAAGCTTGGGGACTTACCGCCCACCTGCCCGGTGTGAACAAGGAAGGCCTCGAACTCACTGCCGAGGAGGGGCGCGTGATCGTGCGCGGACGCCGTGCCTGGCAGAAGCCCGAGGGCTGGACCGCCGTCTATCGCGAGTCGGTCGATGCGCCCTACGAACTCGTGTTGGAGCACGACAACACCGTGGACGCCGACAAGATTCATGCGGAGCTGAAGGACGGCGTGCTGCGGGTTTCGCTGCCCAAGGCCGAGGCGCTCAAGCCCCGTAAGATCGCTGTGAATTAA
- a CDS encoding MarC family NAAT transporter, translating into MSDLLHLWGIYLGTLIGLLPIINPLSAGPTFLAITEGDSEQRRREQALKGCLYMVAILVSFLIGGTFIMNFFGISIPGLRIAGGILVTRIGMDMLRAPRADASTEAEQREAARRKVDISFSPLAMPMLSGPGSIAVTLGFTSLATGWIDYAAIIAGIITVALLTYAVLRMSGGLVKFIGPVGVNAMTKIMGFLIMSIGVQFVVNGVLGIATDPALLQGIRRVLSG; encoded by the coding sequence ATGTCGGACCTCCTCCACCTCTGGGGCATCTACCTCGGCACCCTGATCGGCCTGCTGCCGATCATCAACCCGCTGTCCGCCGGGCCGACTTTTCTCGCCATCACAGAGGGCGACAGCGAGCAACGCCGCCGCGAGCAGGCGCTCAAGGGCTGTCTCTACATGGTGGCGATCCTCGTGAGTTTCCTGATCGGCGGCACGTTCATCATGAATTTTTTCGGCATCTCGATCCCCGGGCTGCGCATCGCCGGCGGCATCCTCGTCACGCGCATCGGCATGGACATGCTGCGCGCGCCGCGGGCCGACGCCTCCACCGAGGCCGAGCAACGGGAGGCCGCGCGCCGCAAGGTGGACATCTCCTTCTCCCCTCTCGCCATGCCGATGCTGAGCGGTCCCGGCTCCATCGCCGTGACGCTCGGCTTCACTTCGCTCGCCACGGGCTGGATCGACTACGCGGCGATCATCGCCGGCATCATCACCGTGGCGCTCCTGACCTACGCCGTGCTGCGCATGTCGGGCGGGCTCGTGAAATTCATCGGCCCGGTCGGGGTCAACGCCATGACCAAAATCATGGGCTTCCTCATCATGAGCATCGGCGTGCAGTTTGTGGTGAACGGCGTGCTGGGCATCGCCACCGACCCGGCGCTGCTCCAGGGCATTCGCCGCGTGTTGTCGGGCTGA
- a CDS encoding PAS domain-containing protein codes for MLADNLQDRAVLYASGEMTALDREAFDVLMEYHGVLRAHVAALHEVFAAAVTTPGMAYRQAPEFLKARILADLGDPPPPPQPPALVVTNPLGLVEWVNPVFTAMCGYNLDELRGRRPGQLLQGPGTDRAAVERIRVALRARRPCREELVNYHKDGSAYRADVQIMPVLDDDGNPLWFVAKERLLAGDPIPAR; via the coding sequence ATGCTCGCAGACAACCTACAAGACCGAGCTGTCCTCTATGCCTCCGGCGAAATGACCGCGCTGGATCGCGAGGCCTTTGACGTTTTGATGGAGTATCACGGTGTCCTGAGGGCGCATGTCGCTGCTCTGCATGAGGTGTTCGCCGCTGCTGTTACCACACCGGGTATGGCTTACCGTCAGGCACCTGAATTTCTAAAAGCCAGAATTTTGGCCGATCTAGGTGACCCGCCGCCACCGCCACAACCACCGGCCTTGGTGGTTACAAACCCTCTCGGTTTGGTGGAGTGGGTTAATCCAGTCTTCACCGCAATGTGCGGCTACAACTTGGACGAACTCCGTGGACGCAGGCCGGGGCAGCTCCTGCAGGGTCCGGGCACGGATCGCGCGGCCGTCGAGCGCATCCGTGTCGCATTGCGGGCCCGCCGGCCCTGTCGGGAGGAGCTGGTCAATTATCACAAGGACGGTTCGGCCTACCGGGCCGACGTGCAGATCATGCCGGTGCTCGACGACGACGGGAACCCGCTGTGGTTCGTGGCCAAGGAACGGTTGCTGGCCGGAGACCCGATTCCCGCGCGCTGA